The Pleurodeles waltl isolate 20211129_DDA chromosome 7, aPleWal1.hap1.20221129, whole genome shotgun sequence genome contains the following window.
GTCTTCCTTTGGACCCCTTCAGTTAATTGGAGAAGCTGCCTTAAACACCCCAAAGTATTGATCTGCTACTCTTGTGTGCACGAGAATACTACATTGAGGTTCGGGTGTTATTTTACGTTTCTTTGAATTTAACACTATGTTACACGTATCATTTTAATGACGCAATTTTACTGAAGGTTGTATGACATCACTTCCTATGATGTCAGCAGATATGTTCAGTACTTCTCTCTCCTAGGAATTTAGTGGTGGGTGACAGCCAACACTTGTCACAGCTGCCGACACAGAGCCTGTGCCAGGCCCCGTGGCCACGGAGCCGACTTTACCACAAGAAGGCAGGACGCAACATGTGAATAAACAATATTGTATGCACTAATCCCACCCGCGCATAACGAGGAGCTATAGTTGTGGCACTTCCAACCATAGAAAGGTAAAGGCTTTAACTGGTTTGGCATGCTTAAGGGTGGGTCATGCTTAAGATGCCTGTAATGAGTGTGACGAGCTCATGGTTGCTTTCTCACTACAAAACAGTTTATGTGAAAACAAGATAGAAAACTAGCGCATAAAAGCACCAAAAAGTTTCTACTAGTGCGAAAGGTGTGCATGCATGTGACAAACGCCCTTAAAACACCTCTCAGTCACTTAACATTACCAATGTGCCCTGGTTCTCATCAATGGGGCCTGCGTGGAGGCACCAGTTGTGCACAACCAACACTCTCTGAGTGGTAATTCCACACCCTTATTTGTACAGGTTATATCCGTTCAAGCAGGACTCTACTTTGGACACCATTTCATCCCAATAGGGTTTTTTATATTTTGGATAGGGGCAAGGTGAGCCGGCAACTCGTGCACTCTCCTTGTGGGCGGAGGAGGGTGTGGCATTAGACCGGGTTCCAATTCACAGGGCCAAAgccaactttgggcctgattctaactttggaggacggtgttaaaccgtcccaaaagtggcggatataccacctaccgtattacgagtccattatatcctatggaactcgtaatacggtaggtggtatatccgccacttttgggacggtttaacaccgtcctccaaagttagaatcaggccctttgtgttttaagACTATGGCGTGGTAGGGGTATTGATTCTCTGCCAAGCTGCATGCCCTCTGAACAGCTGTGCCTAGACCGGACTGGCTCCACCCTTAATGCCTATCTCTCAGCATGTGTTGGCTGTGTACCTGCACCTGGCAGCCACGGCTGAGTGGCACATGGCACTCACAGCCTGTGTGAGCTACAAAAGCCTCCTGGCTCAGCCTGAATGCCTTTGTACACAAACGTCCTAGAGGTTTGTCCTAAATTGGCAACAGAGATCACAAGTGAAGTCCTCGGCTTTGAGCAGCTTGAAGGTGTCTTTAGAGCTttatttctgtgtgttttcattttttataaGAGCAGCTGGACAAGATTGCAGAATTAAGCCGGGGGGCACATGGACAAGGGCAGGTTGTGGTTATAGCAACTAAGTGAGCTGTGATTGGGAAGGTGGGATGAGCAACACTTCAGGCAGCCCAGAGCCTGTTCTATTTAACCATTTCACGCACTGCCTCTTCTGCTCTTATCCTCTGCTTCCTGCCTCGTCGTCTCGCTTCTCCTGCTCTTATCCACtgcttcctgcctctttatctcgcTTCTCCTACTCTTATCCtctgcttcctgcctcttcctctcacttctACTCTTACCCTCTGCTTCCTGTCTCTTCTTCTCACTTCTGCTCTTACCCTCTGCTTCCTGCCTCTTCTTCTCACTTCTGCTCTTATCCtctgcttcctgcctcttcctctcacttctcctgctcttatcctctgcttcctgcctcttcctctcacttctGCTCTTATCCTCCACTTCCTGCCTCTTCTTCTCACTTCTGCTCTTACCCtctgcttcctgcctcttcctctcacttctGCTCTTATTCtctgcttcctgcctcttcctctcacttctGCTCTTATCCTCCGCTTCCTGCCTCTTCTTCTCACTTCTGCTCTTATCCATtgcttcctgcctcttcctctcactttTCCTGCTCTTATCCTCTGCTTCCTGCCTCTTCTTCTCACTTCTGCACTTATCCtctgcttcctgcctcttcctctcacttctCTTACCCTCTggttcctgcctcttcctctcacttctGCTCTTATCCTCCACTTCCTGCCTCTTCTTCTCACTTCTGCTCTTACCCtctgcttcctgcctcttcctctcacttctGCTCTTATTCtctgcttcctgcctcttcctctcacttctGCTCTTATCCTCCGCTTCCTGCCTCTTCTTCTCACTTCTGCTCTTATCCTTTGCTTCCTGCCTCTTCTTCTCACTTTTCCTGCTCTTATCCTCTGCTTCCTGCCTCTTCTTCTCACTTCTGCACTTATCCtctgcttcctgcctcttcctctcacttctCTTACCCTCTggttcctgcctcttcctctcacttctCCTGCTCTTATTCTCTGCTTCTtgcctcttcctctcacttctCTTACTCTCTGCTTCCTGCCTCTTCTCCTCACTTCTCCTGCTCTTATCCTCgacttcctgcctcttcctctcacttctgttcttatcctctgcttcctgccccttcctctcaCTTCTGCTGCTCTTCCTTTGTGCTTCCTGTCTTTTCCTATCCCTTCTCCTGCTCTTATTCtctgcttcctgcctcttcctctcacttctCTTACTCTCTGCTTCCTGCCTCTTCTTCTCACTTCTCCTGCTCTTATCCTCgacttcctgcctcttcctctcacttctGTTCTTATCCTCTgctttctgccccttcctctcacTTCTGCTGCTCTTCCTTTCTGCTTCCTGTCTTTTCCTATCCCTTCTCCTGCTCTTATTCtctgcttcctgcctcttcctctcacttctcttactctctgcttcctgcctcttcctctcacttctCCTTCTCATATTCTCTGCTTCCTGGCTCTTCCTCTGACTTCTCCTTCTCTTATTCTCTGCTTCCTGCCTCTTCTTCTCACTTCTTCTCTTATCCTCTGCTTCCTGCCTCTTCTTCTCACTTCTGCTCTTATCCtctgcttcctgcctcttcctctcacttctCTTACCCTCTggttcctgcctcttcctctcacttctCCTGCTCGTATTCTCTGCTTCTtgcctcttcctctcacttctACTCTTACCCTCTGCTTCCTGTCTCTTCTTCTCACTTCTGCTCTTACCCTCTGCTTCCTGCCTCTTCTTCTCACTTCTGCTCTTATCCtctgcttcctgcctcttcctctcacttctcctgctcttatcctctgcttcctgcctcttcctctcacttttcctgctcttatcctctgcttcctgcctcttcttctcacttctgctcttatcctctgcttcctgcctcttcctctcacttctCTTACCCTCTggttcctgcctcttcctctcacttctCCTGCTCGTATTCTCTGCTTCTtgcctcttcctctcacttctACTCTTACCCTCTGCTTCCTGTCTCTTCTTCTCACTTCTGCTCTTACCCTCTGCTTCCTGCCTCTTCTTCTCACTTCTGCTCTTATCCtctgcttcctgcctcttcctctcacttctcctgctcttatcctctgcttcctgcctcttcctctcacttctCCTGCTCTTATCCTCgacttcctgcctcttcctctcacttctGTTCTTATCCGCTGcttcctgccccttcctctcaCTTCTGCTGCTCTTCCTTTCTGCTTCCTGTCTTTTCCTATCCCTTCTCCTGCTCTTATTCtctgcttcctgcctcttcctctcacttctCTTACTCTCTGCTTCCTGCCTCTTCTTCTCACTTCTCCTGCTCTTATCCTCgacttcctgcctcttcctctcacttctgttcttatcctctgcttcctgccccttcctctcaCTTCTGCTGCTCTTCCTTTCTGCTTCCTGTCTTTTCCTATCCCTTCTCCTGCTCTTATTCtctgcttcctgcctcttcctctcacttctcttactctctgcttcctgcctcttcctctgacTTCTCCTTCTCATATTCTCTGCTTCCTGGCTCTTCCTCTGACGTCTCCTTCTCTTATTCTCTGCTTCCTGCCTCTTCTTCTCACTTCTGCTCTTATCCTCTGCTTCCTGCCTATTCTTCTCACTTCTTCTCTTATCCtctgcttcctgcctcttcctctcacttttcctgctcttatcctctgcttcctgcctcttcttctcactt
Protein-coding sequences here:
- the LOC138246711 gene encoding trichohyalin-like — its product is MRRRSERKSQEAENKSRRIEMTRQEGENKRRRSKRKREEAEDKSRRSARKREEAKETAELRGRGRKIRVEVRGRGRKQRIRAEVRRRGRKQRIRAEVRRRGRKQRIRAELRGRSRKQRIRAGEVRRRGRKQRVREVRGRGRKQRIRAGEGIGKDRKQKGRKSSRSERKGQEAEDKNRSERKRQEVEDKSRRSEEKSQEAESKRSERKRQEAENKSRRSERKRQEPEGKRSERKRQEAEDKSRSEKKRQEAEDKSRKSERKRQEAEDKRRSEKNRQEAEDKSRSEKKRQEAENKRRRRQRKSQEAENMRRRSQRKRQEAESKRSERKRQEAENKSRRRDRKRQEAERKSSRSERKGQEAEDKNRSERKRQEVEDKSRRSEKKRQEAESKRSERKRQEAENKSRRRDRKRQEAERKSSRSERKGQEAADKNRSERKRQEVEDKSRRSERKRQEAEDKSRRSERKRQEAEDKSRSEKKRQEAEGKSRSEKKRQEAEGKSRSERKRQEAENTSRRSERKRQEPEEDKSRRSERKRQEAEDKSRSEKKRQEAEGKSRSEKKRQEAEGKSRSERKRQEAENTSRRSERKRQEPEGKRSERKRQEAEDKSRSEKKRQEAEDKRRSEKKRQEAENKRRRSQRKSQEAENMRRRSERKRQEAESKRSERKRQEAENKSRRRDRKRQEAERKSSRSERKGQKAEDKNRSERKRQEEAESKRSERKRQEAENKSRRRDRKRQEAQRKSSRSERKGQEAEDKNRSERKRQEEAESKRSERKRQEAENKSRRSERKRQEPEGKRSERKRQEAEDKCRSEKKRQEAEDKSRKSEKKRQEAKDKSRSEKKRQEAEDKSRSERKRQEAENKSRSERKRQEAEGKSRSEKKRQEVEDKSRSERKRQEPEGKRSERKRQEAEDKCRSEKKRQEAEDKSRKSERKRQEAMDKSRSEKKRQEAEDKSRSERKRQEAENKSRSERKRQEAEGKSRSEKKRQEVEDKSRSERKRQEAEDKSRRSERKRQEAEDKSRSEKKRQEAEGKSRSEKKRQEAEGKSRSERKRQEAEDKSRRSEIKRQEAVDKSRRSETTRQEAEDKSRRGSASSEHNRKLRGALNESPRDVCSHIKEPEDESPRDVCSHIKEPEDESPRDVCSHIKEPEDESPRDVCSHIKEPEDESPRDVCSHIKEPEDESPRDVCSHIKEPEDESPRDVCSHIKEPDHYRSKSQARGRNIADKVDTAEPNITTPQGDVQQLKQVSCLIATKTMLEDRAEDAEGRSRRNNIRLLGFPKHEEGQLMERFLEQWLTEQLMQKGLSKHFVIERAHRGLTAMPPPGALPRAIIAHWLNYRAKDEILKTSTP